In Mongoliitalea daihaiensis, one DNA window encodes the following:
- a CDS encoding PKD domain-containing protein, which translates to MKKYLKIAAFLLPILFVWSCVEEFRLDAEAPTVQDAGFSFIPSTESDNILDFVGDGDFFLMVWDLGNGVRTEGRRVRGFYPLAGTYTVTLTVYDKGGSSSFSQDVIIEETDPTLLDRPIFNLLTGGVDAVEGKTWVIDSARLGHLGVGPATSFFPDFYQAQPNEKVGSGMYNSRYTFKLTGFEFDWNTNGLVYLNGAQGSAFPGAFDPGVGDLSAPFVSPGGLNWNILEEESPFPVLTVTNPGFIGYFTGVRSYQLVVLEENQMFLRFRDGANEDLFWYVRLIPAGFAGQPDPEPEPEPEPEPENPDVNLSLNDLIGSGTKAWKLKPAAGAFGVGPSPGSDAFFPNGPSIAGDRPCLFNDLYIFKEGGVYEYNAQGDIYAEDYMGISGGGCQPEANLAGTPGAAWASGTHQFSFEPSSGNNRAKITVTGTGAFIALPKAFNGGEYTAGPPRANESVTYDVLNYDPATQELTLVIAINPASDLWWTFVLIPDN; encoded by the coding sequence ATGAAAAAATATTTAAAAATAGCAGCTTTTCTCTTGCCCATTCTATTTGTATGGTCATGTGTAGAGGAATTTAGACTAGATGCTGAAGCACCTACTGTACAGGATGCAGGGTTCAGTTTCATACCGTCTACAGAAAGTGATAATATATTGGACTTTGTAGGTGACGGTGACTTCTTCTTGATGGTTTGGGATCTTGGTAATGGTGTACGAACAGAAGGAAGAAGAGTAAGAGGTTTTTACCCGTTGGCAGGTACTTATACGGTTACATTGACAGTATATGATAAAGGAGGAAGCTCCAGCTTTAGCCAAGATGTAATTATTGAAGAGACAGACCCTACATTGTTGGATAGACCAATATTCAATCTTTTGACAGGTGGCGTTGATGCGGTAGAAGGCAAGACTTGGGTAATTGACTCTGCGAGATTGGGTCACCTTGGTGTTGGACCTGCTACTAGCTTCTTTCCTGATTTCTATCAGGCTCAGCCTAACGAAAAAGTAGGTAGTGGAATGTATAATTCGCGATACACTTTTAAATTGACAGGATTTGAGTTTGACTGGAATACTAATGGTCTTGTGTACTTAAACGGAGCTCAGGGTTCTGCTTTTCCAGGTGCTTTTGATCCAGGGGTAGGTGATCTATCAGCTCCTTTTGTGTCCCCAGGAGGATTGAATTGGAATATTTTGGAAGAAGAAAGTCCTTTCCCTGTGTTGACTGTCACCAATCCTGGTTTTATTGGTTACTTTACGGGTGTTAGATCCTATCAGTTGGTGGTCTTGGAAGAAAATCAAATGTTCTTAAGATTTAGGGATGGCGCAAATGAAGATCTATTCTGGTACGTGCGCTTGATACCGGCTGGTTTTGCTGGTCAGCCTGATCCAGAACCAGAGCCCGAACCAGAACCAGAGCCAGAAAATCCAGATGTAAATCTTTCTCTCAATGATTTGATAGGTAGCGGAACAAAAGCTTGGAAGTTAAAACCTGCTGCGGGTGCTTTCGGAGTTGGTCCTTCTCCTGGTAGCGATGCATTCTTCCCGAACGGACCTAGTATTGCTGGAGATCGCCCATGTTTATTTAACGACCTATATATCTTTAAAGAGGGTGGGGTGTATGAGTATAATGCTCAAGGTGATATTTATGCGGAAGATTACATGGGTATTTCAGGTGGAGGGTGTCAACCAGAAGCAAATCTAGCTGGTACTCCTGGTGCTGCATGGGCTTCGGGAACGCATCAATTCAGCTTTGAGCCGTCTTCTGGTAACAATCGTGCGAAAATTACCGTTACAGGTACAGGTGCTTTCATTGCTTTGCCTAAGGCATTCAATGGAGGGGAATACACAGCTGGTCCTCCAAGGGCCAATGAGTCTGTGACATACGATGTATTAAATTATGATCCAGCTACGCAAGAACTAACGTTAGTGATTGCTATCAATCCTGCTAGCGACTTATGGTGGACATTCGTTTTGATTCCTGATAATTAA
- a CDS encoding RagB/SusD family nutrient uptake outer membrane protein, protein MKKIKIFLLAVSMSFVSCDAWLDLEPEFVQDAENFFLTPEDYERAVIGVYDLMQANYLHLWIGEIASDNSIAGGESVNDTQGLHEIDGMRHGGINAELRNVMRFNYAGIGRANFVFENEDNIDFPQKERLMAEISFIRAYYYFTLVKYFGDIPLIVDRRASINEVFQLDRTPRAQVYAQIEQDLDRAIQVLNWTNPELGRITKGAAMALKGKVLLYQNKFGEAAQVLGDLITTNEAGYALVPNMSTMWLAVNQNSSEDVFTIQHSGLQGGDYGCLVCLQGNPAPGFHAIRNYVGPFYGDGNSYNLPTQNLYDFFGNDPRRDVTILDLEAFIAGQPNASDITFAIGAGGHTGYFNNKYIKRDAERGLPDDDLTSPLNYRAIRYADVLLMAAEAFAQTGNDARARTELNKVRQRAGVADITSAGTQLLEDIYRERRLELSGEGYRFWDLVRTGKASEAIQGFQVGKHELFPIPQVEIDLAGGRWSQNPGY, encoded by the coding sequence ATGAAAAAAATAAAAATATTTCTACTTGCAGTCAGCATGAGCTTTGTGTCATGTGATGCTTGGTTGGATCTTGAACCTGAATTTGTTCAAGATGCAGAAAACTTTTTCCTCACCCCAGAGGACTATGAGCGGGCGGTAATTGGTGTGTATGATTTGATGCAAGCAAACTACCTACATCTATGGATAGGCGAAATCGCATCAGATAATTCCATCGCTGGTGGAGAAAGTGTTAATGATACGCAAGGCTTACATGAAATTGATGGCATGCGTCATGGCGGAATCAATGCAGAATTAAGGAACGTCATGCGTTTTAATTATGCTGGTATCGGAAGAGCCAATTTTGTTTTCGAAAATGAGGATAACATTGACTTCCCACAGAAGGAGCGTTTAATGGCTGAAATATCTTTCATTAGGGCGTATTATTACTTTACCTTGGTAAAGTATTTTGGAGATATTCCATTAATTGTTGACAGAAGAGCTTCTATTAATGAAGTATTTCAATTAGACAGAACTCCAAGAGCCCAAGTTTATGCTCAAATAGAGCAAGATTTGGATAGAGCTATCCAAGTGTTGAATTGGACAAACCCTGAATTAGGAAGAATCACCAAAGGTGCTGCTATGGCCTTGAAAGGGAAGGTTTTATTGTACCAGAACAAATTTGGTGAAGCAGCGCAAGTTTTGGGTGATTTGATTACCACAAATGAGGCTGGTTATGCTTTGGTTCCAAATATGTCCACTATGTGGTTGGCCGTAAATCAAAATAGTTCTGAAGACGTATTTACCATACAGCATTCTGGATTGCAAGGTGGAGACTATGGTTGTTTGGTTTGTTTACAGGGAAATCCTGCACCAGGTTTTCACGCTATTCGTAACTATGTTGGTCCTTTTTATGGAGATGGTAATAGTTACAACTTACCTACTCAGAATTTGTATGATTTCTTTGGAAATGATCCAAGAAGAGACGTGACAATTTTGGATTTGGAGGCGTTCATTGCAGGCCAACCAAATGCTTCAGATATCACGTTTGCAATTGGAGCAGGTGGGCATACAGGTTATTTCAACAATAAGTACATCAAAAGAGATGCAGAAAGGGGACTTCCTGATGATGATTTGACCAGTCCCTTGAACTATCGGGCAATTCGATATGCGGATGTTCTATTGATGGCAGCAGAGGCATTTGCTCAAACTGGTAACGATGCACGAGCACGGACAGAGTTGAACAAAGTGAGGCAAAGAGCTGGCGTAGCTGATATTACAAGCGCGGGTACTCAATTGCTAGAAGATATCTACAGAGAGCGTAGATTAGAACTTTCAGGTGAAGGTTACAGATTTTGGGATTTGGTCCGGACAGGAAAGGCGTCAGAAGCCATTCAAGGATTCCAAGTTGGCAAACATGAGTTATTTCCAATTCCTCAAGTAGAAATAGACTTAGCGGGTGGTAGATGGAGTCAAAATCCTGGTTATTAA
- a CDS encoding glycoside hydrolase family 16 protein — translation MKGVKFKQILLLFLAAALLWGCEQEEVDLKVLLPTNLQIEVEQGERGNVTVSFSAQNANFFRVGFGVDEQLPELATGNQMSFTYREAGTFTITVQAHTTENDFISDTRQVEISSAALGLGIPTTGFVSPESYEGYRLVWRDEFNGSALSQDWTYDLGDGCANSLCGWGNNELQWYTDRRENVRLEGGNLIITARRENLGGRQFTSSRIKTEGRQSFQFGRIDIRAVLPKGQGIWPALWMLGDNIRTVGWPACGEIDIMEMVGGPATARNNEVHGTVHWDNNGSWANTGGSTTLRQGIFNDNFHVFSIIWDEQRIVWLLDNVAFHTVDITPAALSELRESFFFLFNIAVGGNWPGDPDGTTTFPQQMVVDYVRVFQRL, via the coding sequence ATGAAGGGTGTAAAATTCAAACAAATCCTACTACTTTTTCTTGCAGCAGCCCTACTTTGGGGCTGCGAGCAAGAAGAAGTAGATTTAAAAGTATTATTGCCTACAAATTTACAAATTGAAGTTGAGCAAGGTGAAAGAGGAAATGTAACAGTAAGTTTTTCAGCGCAAAATGCTAACTTTTTTAGGGTTGGTTTTGGCGTGGACGAGCAATTGCCTGAATTGGCAACAGGCAATCAAATGTCCTTTACTTATAGAGAAGCAGGTACATTTACGATTACCGTTCAAGCGCATACTACTGAAAATGATTTTATTTCCGATACCCGTCAAGTAGAAATTTCGAGTGCAGCACTTGGTTTAGGGATTCCTACCACTGGTTTTGTAAGTCCTGAAAGTTATGAGGGCTATCGCTTAGTATGGAGAGATGAATTTAATGGTAGTGCATTATCTCAAGATTGGACTTATGATTTGGGTGATGGCTGTGCAAATAGCCTTTGCGGATGGGGCAACAATGAACTTCAATGGTACACAGATCGAAGGGAAAATGTTAGATTAGAAGGTGGAAATCTAATCATTACCGCTAGGAGAGAAAATTTAGGGGGCAGACAATTCACCTCTTCGAGAATCAAAACAGAAGGCCGTCAGTCCTTCCAATTTGGAAGAATAGATATCAGGGCAGTTTTACCAAAGGGTCAAGGTATATGGCCTGCTCTTTGGATGCTTGGTGATAATATCAGGACTGTAGGTTGGCCTGCTTGTGGAGAAATTGATATCATGGAAATGGTAGGAGGTCCTGCAACAGCTCGTAATAATGAAGTTCATGGAACGGTACATTGGGACAATAATGGATCATGGGCCAATACCGGCGGATCCACTACTTTGAGACAAGGTATTTTCAATGATAACTTTCATGTTTTTTCTATTATCTGGGATGAACAGCGGATTGTTTGGTTATTAGATAACGTTGCATTCCATACTGTAGATATTACACCTGCTGCACTTTCAGAACTTAGAGAGTCTTTCTTCTTTTTATTCAACATTGCAGTAGGGGGAAATTGGCCTGGAGATCCTGATGGAACTACTACCTTCCCTCAGCAGATGGTAGTAGATTATGTAAGAGTATTTCAGAGATTATAA
- a CDS encoding alpha-ketoacid dehydrogenase subunit alpha/beta, whose amino-acid sequence MTSVASISTNKKSKVLDKELLLKEYRLAHESRQASLIGRKEVFMGKAKFGIFGDGKELAQLAMARHFQNGDFRAGYYRDQTFMFAIGQLTIREYFAQLYAHTSVEAEPASGGRLMNGHFGTRSLDEDGQWKNLMEMKNSSSDISPTAGQMPKLLGLAMASKLYRNNESLHPMTQFSNKGNEVAWGTIGNASTSEGMFFEAINAAGVMQVPMVVSVWDDGYGISVPNEYHTTKGSISEILKGLQRNDDQKGFEIFVVKGWDFEALDKAFENASRIAREEHVPVLIHVIEVTQPQGHSTSGSHERYKSKERLDWEKDHDCLVKFKDYLLVNGVATEADLFQIENEAKVYAKKEKDAAWAAFSSDIKQELQEAVQLIRAAAPQASESAALLQLADDLQKTLNPIRKDVVSTVRRALWAMRKDAEAVKAELRHWFKELSVLNEDRYNSHLYSQSTDQYANVAIVPVRYDEGAPLVDGREVLQACFDKILERDPRFLAFGEDVGKIGDVNQAFSGLQAKYGDLRVFDTSIREVTIIGQGIGAALRGLRPMAEIQYLDYIHYALMTLSDDLASLTYRTKGGQKAPLIVRTRGHRLEGVWHAGSPIGMLLHSLRGMLLCVPRDMTQAAGMYNTLMEADEPALVIECLNGYRLKERMPSNIGEFKVALGQPEILRAGADLTVVTYGSMCRIIMDAAEELAEMGIELEVIDVQTLLPFDVHHSIVDSIKKTNRVLFADEDVPGGASAYMMQKVVEEQKAYYHLDSEPVTIAAKAHRPAYSSDGDYFSKPSVDDVVETVYRMFHEVDPVRFPEI is encoded by the coding sequence ATGACTTCAGTGGCTTCTATTTCAACAAACAAAAAGTCAAAAGTTTTAGATAAAGAACTTTTGTTAAAAGAGTATCGACTAGCTCATGAAAGCCGACAGGCTTCGCTCATAGGGAGGAAAGAGGTGTTTATGGGCAAGGCCAAGTTTGGTATTTTTGGAGATGGTAAGGAGTTGGCGCAGTTGGCTATGGCTAGGCACTTTCAAAACGGAGATTTTCGTGCCGGATACTACAGAGACCAAACGTTCATGTTTGCCATCGGCCAATTGACCATACGCGAGTATTTCGCACAATTATACGCCCATACTTCGGTAGAAGCTGAACCTGCTTCTGGAGGACGTTTGATGAATGGTCATTTTGGCACACGATCCTTGGATGAGGACGGGCAATGGAAGAATTTAATGGAAATGAAAAATTCATCTTCTGACATTTCTCCAACTGCCGGACAAATGCCCAAATTATTGGGACTGGCCATGGCGTCCAAATTATATAGAAATAATGAATCACTTCATCCCATGACCCAATTTTCCAATAAAGGGAATGAAGTGGCTTGGGGAACCATAGGAAATGCATCTACATCTGAAGGGATGTTTTTTGAAGCGATCAATGCGGCAGGAGTCATGCAAGTACCAATGGTAGTTTCCGTTTGGGATGATGGCTACGGAATATCTGTGCCAAATGAATATCATACCACCAAGGGAAGTATTTCGGAAATTCTGAAAGGACTCCAACGGAACGATGATCAAAAAGGATTTGAGATTTTTGTTGTCAAAGGTTGGGATTTTGAAGCCTTGGATAAGGCTTTTGAAAATGCTTCCAGAATAGCAAGGGAAGAGCATGTTCCGGTACTCATACATGTGATTGAGGTGACACAGCCACAAGGACATTCTACATCAGGTTCTCATGAGCGCTACAAATCAAAGGAGCGATTGGATTGGGAGAAAGACCATGATTGTCTTGTAAAATTTAAAGATTACCTCTTAGTCAATGGAGTTGCCACAGAGGCGGACTTATTTCAAATTGAAAATGAAGCGAAAGTCTATGCTAAAAAAGAAAAAGATGCTGCATGGGCAGCATTCAGTTCCGACATCAAACAGGAATTGCAAGAAGCTGTACAATTGATCAGAGCAGCAGCACCTCAAGCATCCGAATCAGCTGCTTTGTTACAATTAGCGGATGATTTACAAAAGACATTGAATCCAATCCGGAAGGATGTGGTCTCCACCGTAAGAAGAGCTTTGTGGGCGATGCGCAAAGATGCAGAAGCTGTAAAAGCTGAACTTAGACATTGGTTTAAAGAACTTTCAGTGCTCAATGAAGATAGGTATAATAGTCACTTATATTCTCAATCCACTGATCAATACGCGAATGTTGCCATAGTTCCTGTACGATATGATGAAGGGGCACCTTTGGTAGATGGAAGAGAAGTGTTGCAAGCATGTTTTGATAAAATTCTTGAACGTGACCCTAGATTCCTTGCTTTTGGTGAAGACGTTGGTAAAATTGGTGATGTAAATCAAGCTTTTTCAGGATTGCAAGCAAAGTATGGTGATTTGCGTGTATTTGACACCTCTATTCGAGAAGTAACGATTATTGGGCAAGGTATCGGTGCGGCATTGAGAGGGCTTAGACCTATGGCTGAAATTCAGTATTTGGATTATATCCATTATGCCTTGATGACCTTATCGGATGATTTGGCTTCCTTAACATACCGAACCAAAGGCGGACAAAAAGCACCTTTGATTGTACGTACAAGAGGACATCGTCTGGAAGGTGTATGGCATGCAGGTTCTCCAATAGGTATGTTGCTACATTCTCTTAGAGGGATGCTTCTTTGCGTGCCTAGAGATATGACCCAAGCTGCAGGAATGTATAATACACTGATGGAAGCTGACGAGCCTGCCTTGGTTATTGAATGCCTGAATGGCTACCGTTTGAAAGAGCGAATGCCATCCAATATCGGTGAGTTTAAAGTAGCTTTGGGGCAACCTGAAATTTTGAGAGCAGGGGCGGATTTAACCGTTGTGACCTATGGCTCTATGTGTAGGATTATCATGGATGCAGCAGAAGAATTAGCTGAGATGGGAATTGAATTGGAAGTAATCGATGTGCAAACCTTATTGCCTTTTGATGTGCATCATAGCATAGTTGACTCCATCAAGAAAACCAACCGTGTATTGTTTGCAGACGAAGATGTACCAGGTGGAGCGTCGGCCTATATGATGCAAAAAGTAGTGGAAGAACAAAAAGCCTACTATCACTTAGACTCAGAGCCTGTTACCATTGCGGCTAAAGCCCATAGGCCAGCATATTCATCTGATGGAGATTATTTCTCAAAGCCATCTGTAGATGATGTGGTAGAGACTGTTTACAGGATGTTTCATGAAGTAGATCCTGTAAGATTCCCGGAAATTTAA
- the ald gene encoding alanine dehydrogenase: MIIGVPKEIKNNENRVALTPAGAKELVKRGHQVYVQHTAGVGSGFSDEEYEQAGAVILSSIEDVYAIAEMIIKVKEPIEPEYKLIKENQLLFTYFHFASYEPLTKAMVESKAVCLAYETVEKADRSLPLLVPMSEVAGRMSVQKGANYLEKPLKGRGILLGGVPGVLPAKVLILGGGIVGTQAAWMAAGLGADVTIMDVSLARMRYLADVMPANVKTMMSNEYNIRAMIKDSDLIVGAVLIPGAKAPHLITRDMLKEMKPGTVLVDVAVDQGGCIETCTPTTHENPTYIIDDVVHYCVANMPGAVPYTSTLALTNATLPYAIQLADKGWKRAAQENAELVPGLNVINGEIVYKAVADAFDMSYVPVEKYLID; this comes from the coding sequence ATGATAATAGGCGTTCCCAAGGAAATCAAAAACAATGAAAACAGAGTGGCTTTGACCCCTGCCGGTGCAAAAGAACTTGTAAAAAGAGGTCATCAAGTCTATGTACAACATACAGCAGGTGTAGGTAGCGGTTTTTCTGATGAAGAATACGAACAAGCAGGTGCTGTAATCCTTTCAAGCATTGAGGATGTATATGCCATTGCTGAAATGATCATAAAGGTAAAAGAACCTATTGAACCCGAATATAAATTGATCAAAGAAAATCAGTTGTTATTCACCTATTTTCACTTTGCTTCCTATGAACCTTTAACCAAAGCAATGGTAGAAAGCAAGGCTGTCTGCTTAGCTTATGAGACAGTCGAGAAAGCAGATAGATCATTACCGCTATTGGTTCCTATGTCCGAAGTAGCAGGAAGAATGTCTGTTCAAAAAGGAGCTAACTATTTAGAAAAGCCTTTGAAAGGTAGAGGAATTCTTTTGGGTGGCGTACCAGGTGTTTTACCTGCCAAAGTTTTGATTTTAGGTGGTGGTATTGTTGGTACTCAAGCAGCTTGGATGGCTGCCGGTCTTGGAGCAGATGTAACGATTATGGATGTATCTTTAGCAAGAATGAGATATTTGGCTGATGTCATGCCTGCCAATGTAAAAACCATGATGTCTAATGAGTATAATATCCGTGCAATGATCAAAGATTCAGATTTGATCGTAGGTGCTGTATTAATTCCAGGTGCAAAAGCTCCTCACCTAATTACTCGGGACATGTTGAAAGAAATGAAACCAGGTACAGTATTGGTGGATGTAGCCGTAGACCAAGGAGGTTGCATCGAAACATGTACACCAACTACGCATGAGAATCCAACCTATATTATTGATGATGTAGTGCATTACTGTGTAGCCAATATGCCTGGAGCTGTGCCATACACTTCTACATTAGCTTTGACCAACGCCACGCTTCCTTACGCTATTCAATTGGCAGATAAAGGTTGGAAAAGAGCAGCTCAAGAAAATGCTGAGCTTGTTCCTGGTCTAAATGTGATCAATGGTGAAATTGTATACAAAGCGGTAGCAGACGCCTTTGATATGAGCTATGTACCTGTCGAAAAATACTTGATTGACTGA
- the glgX gene encoding glycogen debranching protein GlgX — translation MFIRNIQSEKSRFNPLQGQSFPIGPTLMEGGVNFCIFSKHATLVELLIFNHINEIYPAEVFTLNPKYNKTYHYWHIFLEGAYEGLIYAYRIHGPYEPENGHFFDSSKVILDPYAKAVVIPEQYSRKAHTKLGKGGLHSMKNVIVDINNYDWDGDSHPRTPFSRTVIYEMHVGGFTKHPNSGISPEKRGTFAGLVEKIPYLKDLGITAVELLPIFQFDTQDAPPGMINYWGYSPVSFFAPHQGFSTEPNSLKVLDEFRDMVKALHNEGIEVILDVVFNHTAENKEDGPTYSFKGIDNSIFYILEKDKSKYKNYSGTGNTLNANQSIVRRMILSALHFWVRDMHVDGFRFDLASILSRDERGNPIENPPILWDIESDPILAGTKLIAEAWDAAGLYQVGSFIGDSWKEWNGKFRDDVRSFLRGDTGKISDFVTRVIGSPDIYAAKNREAEQSINFVSCHDGFTLMDVVSYNHKNNLANNEGNRDGNNENFSYNFGIEGPTNNKLINRLRKRQIKNFHVINILSLGAPMILMGDEVCRSQQGNNNAYCQDNEISWFDWDLVEKNQDMFRFVKILIQKRLMRETSQRGFNLSLLEFLQKPLIEWHGIRIGQPDWRKNSHAIAATFSSLSGQMAMHYMVNAYVEDLTFELPKQVNDSPIRWKRWIDTAKDSPHDIAQWKDSPWIMETQYHVKAHSIVIAMGSIKNNGL, via the coding sequence ATGTTTATACGAAATATCCAATCCGAAAAATCAAGATTCAATCCACTTCAAGGTCAAAGTTTTCCTATTGGACCTACCCTCATGGAAGGTGGAGTTAATTTTTGTATTTTTTCCAAGCATGCGACCTTAGTCGAGTTGCTCATCTTCAACCATATCAATGAAATATATCCAGCTGAAGTCTTCACATTAAACCCGAAATATAACAAAACCTACCACTATTGGCATATCTTTTTGGAAGGTGCTTATGAAGGATTGATTTATGCTTATAGAATTCATGGCCCATACGAACCCGAAAACGGCCACTTCTTTGACTCATCCAAAGTGATCTTAGACCCATATGCCAAAGCAGTAGTGATTCCCGAGCAATACAGTAGAAAAGCACATACAAAACTTGGAAAAGGTGGTCTTCACAGCATGAAGAATGTCATTGTAGACATCAACAATTATGATTGGGATGGGGATTCACACCCAAGAACTCCATTTTCGCGTACAGTCATCTATGAAATGCATGTGGGTGGCTTTACCAAGCATCCCAATTCAGGTATATCCCCCGAAAAACGGGGAACATTTGCAGGTTTGGTAGAAAAGATCCCTTATTTGAAAGATTTAGGGATTACTGCAGTAGAACTCTTACCTATATTTCAATTTGACACCCAAGATGCACCTCCTGGGATGATCAATTATTGGGGGTATAGTCCTGTTTCGTTTTTTGCACCGCATCAGGGTTTTTCAACCGAACCAAATAGCCTCAAAGTATTGGATGAATTCAGGGATATGGTCAAAGCATTGCACAATGAAGGAATAGAGGTCATACTCGATGTGGTATTCAACCATACTGCTGAAAACAAAGAAGATGGGCCCACCTATTCTTTCAAAGGTATTGACAACAGTATTTTTTACATTTTAGAAAAAGACAAGTCCAAGTACAAAAATTATTCCGGCACAGGCAATACTTTGAACGCCAACCAATCCATTGTTAGGAGAATGATCCTTTCAGCATTGCATTTTTGGGTGAGGGACATGCACGTGGATGGATTTAGATTTGACTTAGCTTCCATCTTATCGAGAGATGAAAGAGGGAATCCCATAGAAAATCCTCCCATCCTTTGGGATATAGAATCTGATCCAATATTGGCCGGCACCAAGCTGATTGCAGAAGCTTGGGATGCAGCAGGTTTGTATCAAGTAGGTTCCTTCATTGGTGATAGCTGGAAGGAGTGGAATGGGAAATTCAGAGATGATGTGCGTTCATTTCTTAGAGGAGATACTGGAAAAATAAGTGACTTTGTCACCCGCGTCATCGGAAGTCCTGATATCTACGCAGCCAAAAACAGGGAAGCTGAGCAAAGTATAAACTTCGTCTCCTGCCATGATGGGTTTACCTTGATGGATGTAGTTTCTTACAATCACAAAAACAATCTTGCCAATAATGAAGGCAATAGAGATGGGAATAATGAAAATTTCAGCTATAATTTTGGAATAGAAGGACCAACTAATAATAAGTTGATCAATCGCTTACGAAAGAGACAGATTAAAAATTTCCATGTCATCAATATCCTTTCCTTGGGAGCTCCAATGATTTTGATGGGAGATGAAGTATGTCGAAGCCAACAAGGCAATAACAACGCCTATTGTCAGGATAATGAGATTTCATGGTTTGATTGGGACCTGGTAGAGAAAAATCAAGACATGTTCCGTTTTGTCAAAATCCTGATTCAAAAACGATTAATGCGTGAAACTTCTCAACGGGGATTTAATTTGAGTTTACTGGAATTCCTTCAAAAACCTCTAATTGAATGGCATGGCATCAGGATTGGACAACCTGATTGGAGAAAAAATTCACATGCCATTGCTGCAACATTTTCCTCCCTTAGTGGGCAAATGGCCATGCATTACATGGTCAACGCTTATGTTGAAGACCTTACTTTTGAATTGCCAAAACAGGTAAATGACTCCCCTATACGGTGGAAACGGTGGATCGATACCGCAAAAGATAGCCCACATGACATTGCGCAATGGAAAGATTCTCCTTGGATCATGGAAACACAGTACCACGTCAAAGCCCACAGCATAGTCATCGCTATGGGAAGTATTAAAAATAATGGCTTGTAA